In a single window of the Paenibacillus sp. MMS20-IR301 genome:
- a CDS encoding ATPase, T2SS/T4P/T4SS family, with amino-acid sequence MAIIKKRLGDLLVDNGIISQEQLTEALGEQRKTKRKLGDLLISQGYITEQQLIEVLEFQLGIPHVSLFKYQIDPAITQIIPESMAKRYQVLPFMKEGGKLMVAMADPLDYFAIEDLRMSTGFKIEPAISTRDELQRAIARHYGMRDSMSQMMVELPSQEEIEETEITDEDSPIVRLVNQMIQQAVALRASDIHVDPGENNLSIRYRIDGTLRTERVIPKQMQGFITARLKIMAKLNIAERRLPQDGRIKMQFDYKMVDIRVSSLPTMHGEKIVLRLLDLSTGVKSVDSLGFSEVNAANFREMIARPYGILLITGPTGSGKTTTLYAALNQLNVESANIITVEDPVEYQLEGVNQVHVNPAVGLTFAAGLRSILRQDPNIVMVGEIRDTETAEIAVRASLTGHLVLSTLHTNDAISTISRLRDMGVEPYLIASSLIGVVAQRLVRKICPDCKTMYKPSEQEAILLRKYNLPIDSLHRGRGCGSCNSTGYRGRIAIHEVLTIDDHMRQLITDLASVEELKTVARERGLVQLMEDGLLKVTQGTTTLQEVLRETVSH; translated from the coding sequence GTGGCAATCATAAAAAAAAGACTGGGAGATTTGCTGGTAGATAACGGCATAATCTCGCAGGAGCAACTGACCGAGGCTCTCGGCGAACAGCGCAAAACAAAACGCAAGCTTGGCGACCTGTTAATCTCGCAGGGATACATTACGGAGCAGCAGTTAATTGAAGTATTGGAATTTCAGCTGGGCATACCGCATGTAAGCTTGTTCAAATATCAGATTGATCCGGCGATTACGCAGATTATCCCGGAAAGCATGGCTAAACGTTATCAGGTGCTTCCTTTCATGAAGGAAGGCGGCAAACTGATGGTCGCGATGGCGGATCCGCTCGATTATTTCGCAATTGAAGATCTGCGGATGAGCACCGGATTCAAGATTGAACCGGCGATCTCTACCCGGGATGAGCTGCAGCGGGCCATTGCCCGCCACTATGGCATGCGCGATTCGATGAGCCAGATGATGGTTGAACTGCCGAGCCAGGAAGAGATCGAAGAGACCGAAATTACCGATGAGGATTCCCCTATCGTCCGGCTGGTTAACCAGATGATTCAGCAGGCGGTAGCGCTGCGGGCATCCGATATTCATGTGGATCCGGGCGAGAACAATCTGTCGATCCGCTACCGGATTGACGGAACGCTGCGGACAGAGCGTGTTATTCCGAAGCAGATGCAGGGCTTCATTACAGCCAGACTGAAGATTATGGCCAAGCTGAACATCGCGGAGCGGAGGCTTCCGCAGGATGGGCGGATCAAGATGCAATTCGATTACAAAATGGTCGATATCCGTGTCTCCTCCCTGCCGACAATGCACGGGGAGAAGATTGTACTCCGGCTGCTTGATCTCAGCACAGGCGTGAAATCGGTAGACAGCCTGGGTTTCAGTGAGGTTAACGCCGCTAATTTTAGAGAGATGATTGCCCGGCCGTACGGGATACTGCTCATTACAGGACCTACAGGCAGCGGCAAAACAACGACGTTGTATGCTGCGCTGAATCAACTGAATGTGGAGAGCGCCAATATTATTACGGTTGAAGATCCGGTAGAATATCAGCTCGAAGGCGTCAATCAGGTCCATGTGAATCCGGCAGTAGGGCTGACCTTCGCCGCAGGTTTGCGTTCGATCCTTCGGCAGGACCCGAATATTGTAATGGTGGGGGAGATCCGTGATACCGAAACGGCAGAAATTGCCGTCAGGGCATCGTTAACCGGGCACCTTGTGCTGTCTACCCTGCATACCAATGATGCCATCAGCACGATTTCGCGGCTTAGGGATATGGGCGTTGAGCCTTATCTCATTGCCTCCTCCCTGATCGGGGTTGTGGCTCAGCGTCTGGTACGTAAAATATGCCCGGACTGCAAGACCATGTACAAGCCGTCCGAGCAGGAAGCTATCCTGCTTCGGAAGTATAACCTGCCGATAGATAGCCTGCACCGCGGGCGGGGCTGCGGCAGCTGCAACAGCACAGGCTACCGGGGACGGATTGCCATTCATGAGGTTCTGACCATTGATGACCATATGCGGCAGCTGATTACCGACCTGGCATCAGTCGAAGAGCTGAAGACTGTGGCCCGGGAACGCGGGCTTGTCCAATTGATGGAGGACGGGCTGCTCAAGGTTACACAGGGAACGACCACGCTCCAGGAAGTTCTGCGGGAGACGGTCTCCCATTAG
- a CDS encoding type IV pilus twitching motility protein PilT: MPTFIRDIIGLLHTAYASKASDLHISVGSAPVMRIDGILHHLEGEQVTAGESLAMAEVLMGERNSSVFNESGEIDFAYPLESDVRYRVNVYRQRSGVSIAARSIPAEIPTLEQLAMPQVLASLAQKPQGLILVTGPTGSGKSSTLAAMIHSINQTESKHIVTLEDPIEFLHSHGKCLVDQREVGIDTVSFASGLRAALRQDPDVILVGEMRDLETISAAVTAAETGHLVLATLHTTDAPQTIDRIIDAFPGHQQNQIRSQLASVMLAVVSQRLFPRAAGRGRICATEILVNTPAVANLIRTEKTHQLKNVMQTSRALGMHTLEMNIREYLAGGLVHPAAAKAYMNEVNG, translated from the coding sequence ATGCCGACATTCATAAGAGACATTATAGGGCTGCTCCATACAGCCTATGCCTCCAAAGCTTCAGACTTGCATATCTCTGTGGGCTCCGCACCGGTAATGCGAATTGACGGAATTTTGCATCACCTTGAAGGAGAACAGGTAACGGCTGGTGAATCATTAGCTATGGCTGAAGTCCTAATGGGGGAGCGCAACAGCAGTGTATTCAATGAATCCGGTGAAATTGATTTCGCCTACCCTCTTGAAAGCGACGTACGGTATAGGGTGAATGTATACCGCCAGCGGAGCGGAGTCAGCATTGCCGCCCGCTCGATCCCTGCTGAAATACCTACGCTGGAGCAATTAGCGATGCCGCAGGTCCTGGCCTCGCTAGCCCAGAAGCCGCAAGGCCTGATTCTGGTAACAGGCCCTACAGGGAGCGGCAAGTCCTCAACGCTGGCAGCGATGATTCACTCCATCAACCAGACGGAGAGCAAGCATATCGTAACCCTTGAGGACCCGATTGAATTCCTGCACAGCCACGGCAAATGCCTGGTAGACCAGCGCGAGGTCGGAATCGACACGGTGAGCTTCGCGAGCGGTCTGCGGGCCGCTCTGCGGCAGGACCCGGATGTTATTCTGGTAGGGGAAATGCGCGACCTGGAAACAATCTCTGCAGCTGTTACAGCAGCCGAGACAGGACACCTGGTATTAGCAACGTTACATACGACTGATGCCCCGCAGACGATTGACCGGATTATCGATGCTTTTCCGGGCCATCAGCAGAATCAGATCCGTTCCCAGCTGGCTTCGGTCATGCTGGCCGTAGTCAGCCAGCGGTTATTCCCGAGAGCGGCAGGGCGGGGGCGGATCTGTGCAACGGAGATTCTGGTGAATACACCGGCTGTAGCCAATCTTATCCGGACGGAGAAGACGCATCAGCTGAAGAATGTGATGCAGACAAGCCGGGCGCTGGGCATGCATACGCTGGAGATGAATATCCGTGAGTATCTTGCCGGTGGGCTGGTCCATCCTGCGGCAGCCAAAGCGTACATGAATGAGGTGAATGGCTGA
- a CDS encoding type II secretion system F family protein codes for MALFEYQVKTAAGRPIKGKLTATDKPAAMDELRKRGLTVFSLVERKTSILQMDIYIGNPVKTIHFIIYCRQFATLMRAGVSIVDATRILAEQTESKPLRKALVEVGSSLLRGIAFSQAVQDHKKIFPPLFVSMIRAGEESGNMEGTLERLAVFFEKQHTTTEKIKSALTYPITVGIMAIGAVIYLLWAIVPQFVTMFESFDAELPAITKLVLALSKSIQGQWYFWVLGVLILIVAYQVTKRTEKGAYALDYAKLKLPVFGKLNQKGSIAQFTRTFASLYASSVPILQSLAIVEEVAGNKVIGRYIRSASDSLRQGNPLSDPLKKAWVFPPLVTQMIAIGEETGALDTMLSKVADFYEMDVENTVDRLKSLLEPLLIAFLAGVVGVIVAAIMLPMFSLYSNM; via the coding sequence ATGGCATTGTTCGAATATCAGGTCAAGACCGCAGCGGGCAGACCGATCAAAGGCAAGCTTACTGCTACGGATAAGCCGGCGGCGATGGATGAGCTCCGCAAGCGCGGCCTGACAGTATTCTCCTTAGTAGAACGCAAAACCTCCATCCTGCAGATGGATATATATATAGGCAATCCAGTTAAGACGATTCATTTCATTATCTATTGCCGCCAGTTCGCCACACTGATGCGTGCTGGGGTATCCATCGTCGATGCTACCCGGATCCTGGCCGAACAGACCGAGAGCAAGCCGCTGCGCAAGGCGCTGGTGGAAGTCGGCTCAAGTCTCTTGCGGGGGATTGCATTCTCCCAGGCGGTACAGGATCACAAGAAGATCTTCCCGCCGCTCTTCGTCAGCATGATCCGCGCCGGTGAGGAGTCGGGGAATATGGAAGGAACGCTGGAACGGCTGGCGGTATTCTTTGAGAAGCAGCACACCACGACAGAGAAGATCAAGTCAGCGCTGACCTATCCGATTACAGTCGGAATCATGGCAATAGGCGCGGTAATCTACCTGTTATGGGCGATTGTCCCGCAATTCGTTACCATGTTCGAGTCCTTCGATGCCGAGCTACCGGCCATCACGAAGCTGGTGCTGGCACTCAGCAAGAGCATCCAGGGCCAGTGGTATTTCTGGGTCCTCGGCGTACTGATCCTAATTGTGGCGTATCAGGTTACCAAACGTACCGAGAAAGGCGCTTATGCGCTGGATTATGCCAAGCTGAAGCTTCCGGTATTCGGCAAATTGAACCAGAAGGGCTCGATTGCCCAGTTTACCCGGACCTTCGCTTCGCTGTATGCCAGCTCGGTACCCATTCTGCAATCGCTGGCGATTGTCGAGGAAGTGGCAGGCAACAAGGTAATCGGGCGGTATATCCGCAGTGCAAGTGATTCCCTGAGACAGGGCAATCCGCTATCCGATCCGCTCAAGAAGGCTTGGGTGTTCCCGCCGCTCGTTACACAGATGATTGCGATTGGCGAAGAGACGGGAGCGCTGGATACGATGCTCTCCAAGGTCGCTGACTTCTATGAGATGGATGTAGAGAACACGGTTGACCGCCTCAAGTCATTGCTTGAGCCACTGCTCATTGCTTTTCTGGCCGGGGTGGTAGGTGTGATCGTAGCCGCCATCATGCTGCCGATGTTCAGTCTGTACAGCAATATGTGA
- a CDS encoding type II secretion system protein, producing the protein MLAQAIKRRLGKEENQKGFTLIELLAVIVILGIIAVIAIPLIGGIINNSKDDSDLATARQIYEAARLYVIGERGGDFTVGNVTLTELQDSNYIEKNLVLPSTKVPITPGGTAVSFNTDGTLNNVMIQPKPAGAATGGVYLAKEILGTKDAPKPEDGNIE; encoded by the coding sequence ATGTTAGCACAGGCAATTAAGAGAAGATTAGGCAAGGAAGAGAATCAGAAGGGGTTCACGCTGATAGAGCTATTGGCGGTTATTGTTATTCTGGGGATTATTGCGGTTATTGCGATTCCGCTGATTGGCGGGATTATTAATAACTCAAAGGATGATTCAGACTTAGCAACGGCACGCCAAATATATGAGGCCGCCCGTTTGTATGTTATTGGAGAACGAGGTGGTGATTTTACTGTTGGTAATGTAACCCTTACTGAGCTTCAAGATTCTAATTATATTGAGAAAAACTTAGTTTTACCGAGTACTAAAGTACCAATTACACCTGGAGGAACTGCTGTTTCTTTTAATACGGATGGAACGCTTAATAATGTAATGATCCAACCTAAGCCAGCTGGTGCTGCTACAGGCGGGGTGTATCTAGCTAAAGAAATTCTTGGTACTAAAGATGCACCTAAGCCTGAAGACGGTAATATTGAATAA
- a CDS encoding prepilin peptidase yields the protein MTIFIAIYITLLGLTLGSFFNVVGLRVPAGESLLHPPSQCPKCGARLKTLDLIPVVSYLLSRGKCRHCGTRVPLLYPLGEAATGLLFLVMYLKFGITLEGLTGALLASLSVIITVSDLRYMLIPDKVLLFFVPVFLVLVPFMTEHPLGYHVLGALSGGGVLLLLALFGGMGMGDVKLFALLGWIIGWPGVILAFFIACAFGAGVGGVLRLLGLIGRKQPVPFGPYLAFGALISFLFGPEIIGAYLSFIG from the coding sequence ATGACTATTTTCATCGCTATATATATCACGCTATTAGGACTAACGCTGGGGTCCTTCTTCAACGTAGTCGGGCTGCGCGTACCGGCAGGAGAGTCCTTGCTGCATCCGCCCTCACAATGTCCCAAATGTGGCGCAAGGCTGAAGACGCTGGATCTGATCCCGGTCGTGAGCTACCTGTTATCACGGGGGAAATGCCGGCACTGCGGGACCCGGGTCCCGCTCTTGTATCCGCTTGGTGAAGCAGCAACAGGGCTGCTATTCCTGGTGATGTATCTGAAGTTCGGGATTACCCTTGAAGGGCTTACCGGAGCACTGCTGGCCAGCCTGTCCGTTATAATTACAGTCTCAGACCTCAGGTATATGCTGATTCCGGATAAGGTACTGCTGTTTTTTGTGCCGGTATTTCTGGTGCTGGTTCCCTTTATGACGGAGCATCCGCTGGGGTATCATGTGCTCGGAGCGTTAAGCGGCGGCGGAGTACTCCTGCTGCTGGCCCTGTTTGGGGGCATGGGCATGGGCGATGTTAAGCTGTTCGCGCTGCTTGGCTGGATCATTGGCTGGCCGGGGGTTATTCTGGCGTTCTTTATAGCCTGTGCGTTTGGCGCCGGGGTTGGCGGCGTACTGCGGCTGCTTGGCCTCATCGGCCGGAAACAGCCCGTCCCGTTCGGACCGTATCTGGCGTTTGGTGCACTTATTTCATTTCTGTTTGGCCCGGAGATCATCGGCGCATATCTTTCGTTTATCGGTTAG
- the pilM gene encoding pilus assembly protein PilM, whose amino-acid sequence MMGLGQRAIGISIEESAIRFVSLKKNKTWEVRKKKVLPLQPGMIVENQIADGESLLDILKPWVKKQGLRGSKVALAIPPAQIIIRKMSIPSTNEKQLDQLVKLEVETGLHLPFENPVYDYVTTGIDENQSHLLVFAAPRKPIQDHIDILEAAGLRVGAVEISATALARSIMLNQGEVLNETMLIHLEQSLLDIYMFREGNPVFIRSINVADLQTGRAEAAVPVQEELKFRSEVAAALESEEEHLSPEQMLEITAEISRMLNFYQYSLHDGSTRISKVLITGTPVLRSQLHDELSQSLNEQEVVPVSLDQLEASAGRVQNHQLNSFRVATGAALGSREPHINLLPREDREAMIFPYLAIALIGIWLLGMAGVGILYAGNKGQISDQAEQLQGLRDRSTLLQLELAKANNGGSGKLDRKAAIDEIMNYRALNIVSVLNKLASGLPQGSSLGNVGYTYLSSIDLTVKLQRMEDAAEYLAELRKMPFTVEASIQKLTEGNPGGNTQAQATLTKYYTAVYRVNLANAVTANGSGEADTNGTNE is encoded by the coding sequence ATGATGGGATTAGGTCAACGCGCAATCGGGATTTCCATAGAGGAATCTGCGATCCGCTTCGTCAGCTTGAAGAAGAACAAAACCTGGGAGGTCCGCAAGAAGAAGGTGCTTCCGCTGCAGCCGGGGATGATTGTCGAGAACCAGATTGCAGATGGAGAATCCCTGCTGGATATTCTGAAGCCCTGGGTCAAAAAACAGGGGCTGCGCGGATCCAAGGTAGCCCTGGCTATTCCGCCGGCGCAAATCATTATCCGTAAAATGAGTATTCCGAGCACCAATGAGAAGCAACTGGACCAGCTTGTGAAGCTGGAGGTAGAGACGGGACTGCATCTGCCGTTTGAGAATCCGGTATACGATTATGTTACGACAGGTATAGATGAGAACCAGAGCCATCTGCTGGTCTTCGCCGCACCGCGCAAGCCGATTCAGGACCATATCGATATTCTGGAGGCTGCCGGCCTGCGGGTGGGTGCAGTAGAGATTTCAGCTACGGCCCTGGCCCGGAGCATCATGCTGAATCAGGGTGAAGTCTTAAATGAGACGATGCTGATTCATCTGGAGCAGTCGCTGCTGGATATCTATATGTTCCGTGAAGGAAATCCCGTATTCATCCGTTCTATTAATGTTGCGGATTTGCAGACAGGCAGAGCAGAGGCGGCTGTACCTGTACAGGAAGAGCTGAAATTCAGATCAGAAGTGGCAGCCGCGCTTGAGAGTGAAGAAGAGCATCTGTCACCGGAGCAAATGCTGGAGATTACTGCCGAAATATCCCGGATGCTCAACTTCTACCAATACAGTCTGCATGACGGCAGCACACGGATCAGCAAGGTGCTGATTACAGGAACGCCGGTTCTGCGCAGTCAGCTTCATGATGAGCTTAGCCAATCCCTGAATGAGCAGGAGGTTGTGCCGGTAAGTCTGGACCAGCTGGAAGCCAGTGCAGGGAGAGTGCAGAATCACCAGCTGAACAGCTTTAGAGTGGCGACCGGAGCGGCGCTCGGCTCTAGAGAGCCGCATATTAATCTTCTGCCCCGTGAGGACCGTGAAGCGATGATCTTCCCTTATCTGGCTATTGCCCTGATCGGCATCTGGCTGCTGGGGATGGCCGGGGTCGGAATTCTGTATGCGGGCAATAAAGGGCAGATCAGTGACCAGGCAGAGCAGCTGCAGGGTCTCCGGGACCGGAGTACCTTGCTGCAGCTGGAGCTGGCTAAAGCGAACAACGGCGGTTCGGGCAAGCTGGACCGTAAAGCAGCTATTGATGAGATTATGAACTACAGGGCGCTGAATATTGTCTCTGTGCTGAATAAGCTGGCCTCAGGCTTGCCGCAAGGATCTTCGCTGGGTAATGTAGGCTATACCTACCTCAGTTCGATTGATTTGACAGTGAAGCTGCAGAGGATGGAGGATGCGGCCGAATATCTGGCGGAGCTGCGCAAGATGCCGTTCACTGTGGAAGCGAGTATTCAAAAGCTGACCGAAGGCAATCCCGGCGGTAATACGCAGGCACAGGCGACGCTTACGAAGTACTATACGGCAGTTTATCGTGTGAATCTGGCTAATGCTGTTACAGCAAACGGCAGCGGGGAGGCGGATACCAATGGAACAAATGAATAA
- the pilO gene encoding type 4a pilus biogenesis protein PilO, protein MEQMNKYRSPIVLGVLVLFLLLFAFFLLGFKPTNDKISEQESEMSQLEQQNSLMETKIEELNSSSANDDAQEELLAQLPRGDNSEQLILDLRNIGALTDARLKEIGFTLEDTNPIQEMTGSASVVYPTVKELKLTATVEGTYTSLRNWLTALQLLPRIINVEAYSFQHSNDSGNILSASVTFTAYYEQSADTASLEQR, encoded by the coding sequence ATGGAACAAATGAATAAATACCGTTCGCCGATTGTACTTGGGGTTCTGGTGCTGTTCCTGCTGTTATTTGCATTCTTCCTGCTGGGATTTAAACCTACGAACGATAAGATTAGCGAGCAGGAATCAGAGATGTCACAGCTGGAACAGCAGAACAGCCTGATGGAGACTAAAATCGAAGAGCTGAACAGCTCATCAGCAAATGATGATGCACAGGAGGAGCTGCTGGCCCAGCTTCCGCGCGGTGACAACAGCGAGCAGCTGATTCTGGATCTGCGTAATATCGGCGCACTGACCGATGCGCGGCTGAAAGAGATCGGGTTCACGCTGGAGGATACGAATCCCATTCAGGAGATGACCGGTTCTGCAAGTGTAGTCTATCCTACAGTGAAGGAACTGAAGCTGACGGCAACGGTAGAGGGGACTTATACCAGTCTGCGGAACTGGCTGACAGCGCTGCAGCTGCTGCCCCGCATTATTAACGTAGAAGCGTACAGCTTCCAGCACTCGAATGATTCGGGGAATATCCTTTCAGCAAGCGTTACGTTTACGGCCTACTATGAGCAGTCTGCGGATACCGCAAGCCTGGAGCAGAGGTAG